The Bacteroidota bacterium DNA segment ACTCGAGGATTTGCCGGCTGTAGGTTGAGTCTATTTGCTGCGCTGTAGCAGATGATACCAGGCTTAATCCGATAAGCAGGAATAAAGGAGTACGTGCCATAAGGAATTTTGGAGTGGGTTTTGCGCTTCTCGCAAGTATGGGGCAAATTCCATCAAGGAGAACATTTGCGCAATATACTGGGCTTCAAATACTATTTTTACATATATTTAAGCGAAGCAACAACAGCCGTTTAATGCATAACGGAATATGTTGTGGTCGAAGCAGAGAATACTACAGAATATATATGTTTTCCAGAAAGTTCATACCAGAAATTGGATTCGTTGTCCTGCTTGCTGTATTCAGCCTGGCAGCTATGCAAGCCCCGCCGCCGCCTGTCCCTGTGACCGGATCTGCGGTTGTGAATGTAAGCATCGACGAGGCCAGCAAGCCCAAAGCCGAAACCCTTTCTTATGTGGTACAAGCCGGCGAAGTGTTGATTCTGAACCTGCCGGAACTCCTTGGTGGCCGCAAAATCACTGAATACAAAATCAAACGCGCGCCGGCCCTCAGCTGGTTGGTCACGCGCTCTTTCTTCTGGCGCACCCTGGCGAAAGATGTCGGCAAACACGAAGTGCTGCTCTCAGCGATGGTGAATGGCTCTTCCGTAGATTCTGTGGTCGTTGAAATAGAAATCCGGTAGTGTCGCAAGCGGAAACGCAGTTCCTGGCAGCAGATGCCCTGCTGCAGTTTCGTAAACAACTCTTGCGCTGGTATAAGAAACATGCCCGCGTCTTGCCCTGGCGTTCGTCTGGCAACCCCTATCATATCTGGTTGTCCGAAATCATGCTCCAACAAACCCGCGTTGACCAGGCGCGGCCGTACTTTGAGCGGTTTGTCGCAGCCTTCCCCGATGTAAACACACTGGCCGAAGCCCCACTCGACGATGTATTGCTGAACTGGGAGGGCCTGGGCTACTATTCACGCGCGCGTAATCTGCATAAAGCGGCTAAAGCTATAGCATCTGAGCACGCCGGCAAAGTCCCGGACGCCTACGACGCCATCCGGGCATTGCCCGGTATTGGGCCTTACACCGCTGCTGCTGTGCTGTCCATTGCATTTGGCAAAGCCTACGGCGTACTCGATGGGAATGTGATCCGTGTGCTTACGCGCCTTACCTGCAATGGCAACGACGTAACCAAAGGCAAAACGCGCCGGCACCTGCAATCCCTGTCGGACACCCTCGTTTCACCAGATATACCCGGTGACTTCAACCAGGCGATGATGGAGCTTGGGGCCACGGTTTGCACCCCTAAAAAACCCAAATGCAAGGCGTGTCCTGTGCAAGACCATTGTTGTGCATTTGCAGCCGGCGCCGTGGAATCTTTTCCTTTTGCAAAGAAAAAAGCTCCTCTGCCGCATTACGATATTGCCGTTGCTATCATCCGAA contains these protein-coding regions:
- the mutY gene encoding A/G-specific adenine glycosylase, producing the protein MSQAETQFLAADALLQFRKQLLRWYKKHARVLPWRSSGNPYHIWLSEIMLQQTRVDQARPYFERFVAAFPDVNTLAEAPLDDVLLNWEGLGYYSRARNLHKAAKAIASEHAGKVPDAYDAIRALPGIGPYTAAAVLSIAFGKAYGVLDGNVIRVLTRLTCNGNDVTKGKTRRHLQSLSDTLVSPDIPGDFNQAMMELGATVCTPKKPKCKACPVQDHCCAFAAGAVESFPFAKKKAPLPHYDIAVAIIRNKKNEYLIQRRPEDGMLGGLWQFPGGKQEEEEPLGTTCHREMMDEFGIDISVDQPIHTLSHAYTHFKITLHAFLCTLQTGVPASKNETPLQWVTLTQMDDFAFSRSNRRLIEQLLVHQQTPGLFD